Proteins encoded in a region of the Anoxybacillus amylolyticus genome:
- the coxB gene encoding cytochrome c oxidase subunit II, whose product MKKWLLNWRLFSLFSVMALLLAGCGKPFLSTLQPAGEVADMQYSLMLLSTAIMVLVIIVVTIIFVYVVVRFRQRKGEEKKIPKQVEGSHTLEIVWTVIPIILLIILAVPTVSATFKLADVKPMNKEKRDKHTVVVNVRANLYWWEFEYPDYGIITSQELVVPTNERVYFNLKASDVKHSFWIPAVGGKMDTNTDNKNQFWLEFDQKATDKAGGIFYGKCAELCGPSHALMDFKVKPLPRADFDQWVEKMKNAKPVVTDSVAKEGEAIFNKSCIGCHAVSPVDKRPEQARTAPNLANFGDRTRIAGILDHNEENLKKWLKDPNSVKPGNKMAGTYGNLTDDQINALTKYLMSLKVE is encoded by the coding sequence ATGAAGAAATGGCTACTGAATTGGCGCTTATTTTCTCTTTTTAGTGTAATGGCGCTTCTGTTAGCTGGTTGCGGCAAGCCGTTTTTGTCGACACTTCAGCCGGCCGGCGAAGTAGCAGATATGCAGTATTCGCTCATGCTGCTTAGCACAGCCATTATGGTTCTCGTTATTATTGTTGTAACGATTATCTTCGTGTACGTCGTTGTTCGCTTCCGACAACGCAAAGGCGAAGAAAAGAAAATTCCAAAGCAAGTGGAAGGAAGCCACACGTTAGAAATTGTGTGGACAGTCATCCCGATCATTTTGCTCATCATTTTAGCTGTTCCGACAGTGTCAGCCACGTTCAAACTTGCTGATGTGAAGCCAATGAATAAAGAGAAGCGCGATAAACATACGGTGGTTGTCAACGTACGCGCAAATCTTTATTGGTGGGAGTTTGAATACCCTGACTACGGTATTATTACAAGCCAAGAGCTAGTCGTTCCAACGAACGAACGGGTGTATTTTAACTTAAAAGCTTCCGACGTAAAGCACTCTTTCTGGATTCCAGCTGTCGGTGGAAAAATGGATACGAACACAGACAACAAAAACCAGTTTTGGTTAGAATTCGATCAAAAAGCGACGGATAAAGCAGGCGGCATTTTCTACGGAAAATGTGCAGAGCTTTGTGGTCCATCGCACGCATTGATGGATTTCAAAGTAAAACCGCTTCCGCGCGCCGACTTTGATCAGTGGGTAGAAAAAATGAAAAACGCAAAACCAGTAGTGACAGATTCAGTCGCAAAAGAAGGGGAAGCGATTTTTAACAAAAGCTGTATCGGCTGCCATGCAGTCAGCCCAGTGGACAAACGTCCAGAACAAGCACGGACAGCGCCAAACTTAGCAAACTTTGGCGATCGTACACGCATTGCTGGTATTTTAGATCATAATGAAGAAAACTTAAAGAAATGGTTAAAAGATCCGAATAGTGTAAAGCCTGGCAATAAAATGGCGGGTACATATGGCAACTTAACGGATGACCAAATCAACGCACTAACGAAATATTTAATGAGCTTGAAGGTTGAGTAA
- a CDS encoding IS1182 family transposase, with protein MKHHHISFKEYTMDNLTLPSHIADLIPPDNMAHVVHEMVERIPMETFLPYYKGGGTSSYHPKMMTKIILYAYTQKMYHGREIARQLEVHLPLMWLSGFQKPDFRSINRFRSERMKGLIDDLFREMITLLVADGYVNMEDYFVDGTKIEANANRYTFVWRKSAEKYQEKLQANVDQLIAQIDAIVEEENAEEIDASPAFTSKEIRKKTEEWEKRLEAEPDNQPLKKAVKKMKEDYLPRSEKYEHQLQVCGDRNSYSKTDADATFMRLKENHMRNGQLKPAYNVQVGSSDQFVLGYSLHQRPGDTRCLLPHLETVREKYGVVPKRVTADAVYGSEENYVKLEEKNISAFIKYNTYEKENTRKVKKNPHHPQNWTYKKEEDVWICANGKKLVRIGTSKQTTESGYTSVIQHYQCHECEGCPFRSVCTTSKYGRTTQWNPVYHEQKQKARERLESEEGQARYRQRQTDIESVFGQIKQNRGFRRFVLRGLQKISIEWGLICVAHNLLKKAAKDKQRSLAA; from the coding sequence ATGAAACATCATCATATTTCTTTTAAAGAGTATACCATGGATAACCTCACGTTGCCAAGCCATATTGCCGATCTCATTCCACCGGATAATATGGCTCACGTGGTTCACGAGATGGTCGAGCGCATCCCGATGGAGACGTTTCTTCCTTACTATAAAGGCGGCGGTACCTCTTCTTATCATCCAAAAATGATGACGAAAATTATCCTCTACGCGTACACCCAAAAAATGTATCATGGCCGAGAAATTGCTCGACAATTAGAAGTACATCTTCCCCTCATGTGGTTGAGTGGGTTTCAAAAGCCGGACTTCCGTTCCATCAATCGATTTCGCTCCGAACGGATGAAAGGGCTGATTGACGACTTGTTCCGAGAAATGATCACCCTGCTTGTCGCGGACGGCTATGTCAACATGGAAGACTATTTCGTAGATGGGACGAAAATTGAAGCGAATGCCAACCGATACACGTTCGTTTGGCGGAAATCCGCCGAGAAATACCAAGAGAAATTACAAGCCAATGTGGATCAGCTCATCGCCCAGATCGATGCGATCGTGGAAGAAGAAAATGCGGAAGAAATCGACGCTTCCCCTGCTTTTACTTCAAAAGAAATCCGAAAGAAAACCGAGGAGTGGGAAAAACGTTTGGAGGCCGAGCCGGACAACCAACCGTTGAAGAAGGCCGTCAAGAAGATGAAGGAAGACTACTTGCCTCGCAGTGAAAAGTACGAACACCAACTCCAAGTATGCGGGGACCGCAACAGCTATTCCAAAACGGATGCGGATGCGACGTTTATGCGTTTGAAGGAGAACCACATGCGCAACGGCCAACTGAAGCCGGCTTATAACGTACAAGTGGGTTCTTCCGATCAGTTCGTTCTGGGGTATTCGCTTCACCAGAGACCCGGCGATACTCGTTGTCTTCTGCCACACCTAGAGACGGTTCGAGAGAAATATGGGGTAGTACCAAAACGCGTGACCGCTGACGCTGTCTATGGTTCCGAGGAAAATTACGTGAAACTCGAAGAGAAAAACATTTCCGCGTTTATCAAGTACAACACGTATGAGAAAGAGAACACACGCAAGGTCAAGAAGAACCCGCACCATCCACAGAATTGGACATACAAGAAAGAAGAGGACGTTTGGATTTGTGCGAACGGGAAAAAACTGGTCCGTATAGGAACTTCGAAGCAGACCACAGAATCTGGGTATACTTCGGTCATCCAGCACTACCAATGCCACGAATGCGAAGGGTGTCCGTTCCGCTCGGTCTGCACAACTTCCAAGTATGGACGTACAACGCAATGGAATCCCGTCTATCACGAACAGAAACAGAAGGCTCGTGAACGACTGGAAAGTGAAGAAGGACAAGCACGATACCGCCAACGCCAAACCGACATTGAGAGTGTGTTTGGGCAAATCAAGCAAAATCGCGGATTTCGTCGCTTTGTCCTCCGAGGCCTCCAAAAAATTTCCATAGAATGGGGGCTTATTTGCGTTGCCCATAATCTCCTCAAGAAAGCCGCTAAGGACAAACAACGGTCCTTAGCGGCATAA
- a CDS encoding COX15/CtaA family protein, which translates to MQRTLKWFAVVTTVAMLFVLIGGALVTKTGSGMGCGRSWPLCNGELVPSDITPELVIELSHRLVSGLAGFLVLVLSVWSWRAIGHIRETKFLATVSFVFLVLQGVIGAAAVVWGQSDFVLALHFGISLISFASVFLLTLLIFEIDKKFDAESLVLDGKMKQHIYGIIAYCYVVVYTGALVRHKQASLACPSWPLCSRSRPFPVQLHEWVQMGHRLAAGLIIVWILIATIRAVKYHKHQRVIYWGWIVSLILVLLQMTTGALIVFTQLNLFIALAHAFFISCLFGVLSYLLLLAIRSKRNEQYVSTSANHTSKNAK; encoded by the coding sequence TTGCAACGCACGTTAAAATGGTTTGCGGTAGTGACAACGGTTGCGATGTTGTTTGTGCTAATCGGTGGTGCGCTCGTCACAAAAACTGGTTCCGGAATGGGATGCGGACGCTCTTGGCCGCTTTGCAACGGGGAACTTGTCCCATCCGATATTACGCCAGAGTTAGTGATTGAGCTTAGCCATCGGCTAGTGTCCGGACTTGCCGGCTTCTTAGTACTTGTTTTATCCGTCTGGTCATGGCGGGCAATCGGCCACATTCGGGAAACAAAATTTTTGGCCACGGTTTCTTTTGTTTTTCTTGTCCTTCAAGGGGTGATTGGGGCAGCAGCAGTCGTCTGGGGGCAATCTGATTTTGTGCTTGCTTTGCATTTTGGTATCTCACTCATCTCGTTTGCGTCTGTGTTTTTATTGACGCTATTAATTTTTGAGATTGACAAAAAGTTTGATGCAGAATCACTAGTGCTCGATGGAAAAATGAAGCAGCACATCTATGGAATCATTGCATATTGTTATGTCGTCGTCTATACAGGAGCACTTGTACGCCATAAACAAGCAAGTTTGGCATGCCCGAGCTGGCCGCTGTGCTCGCGTTCGCGCCCTTTCCCCGTTCAGCTTCATGAATGGGTACAAATGGGGCATAGACTAGCTGCTGGATTGATTATTGTTTGGATTCTCATCGCCACGATCCGCGCGGTGAAATACCATAAACATCAGCGCGTCATTTATTGGGGATGGATTGTTTCGCTTATACTTGTTTTACTGCAAATGACAACCGGTGCATTAATCGTTTTTACGCAGTTGAACTTATTTATTGCATTAGCACACGCCTTTTTCATTTCATGCTTATTTGGCGTACTAAGCTACTTACTTCTTCTTGCCATCCGTAGCAAACGAAACGAACAGTATGTGTCGACGTCCGCGAACCATACGTCTAAAAATGCGAAATAA
- the cyoE gene encoding heme o synthase, translating into MTNETASSIEVDEKTGKLSVAAIWKDVLSVVKIGIVNSNLITTFTGLWLAFYYMGEGFLENLQTVFFTLFGSALIIAGACALNNFIDRDIDHLMERTKKRPTVKGTMEPKHVLWFGILLTVIGTLSLLMTTVTAAIVGLIGVITYVFLYTMWSKRNNTLNTVIGSVSGAVPPVIGWTAVDPHFHIVPLVLFLLMFLWQPPHFLALAMKRCEEYRKAGIPMLPVVHGFAITKRQIVVWVACLLPLPFYLFPLGKAFLVIATLLNIGWLALGLYGFKMKDDLKWAKWMFVYSLNYLTILFVTMVIAAID; encoded by the coding sequence ATGACGAATGAAACAGCTTCTTCGATTGAAGTTGACGAAAAAACGGGAAAACTGTCAGTAGCAGCTATTTGGAAAGATGTTCTTTCCGTTGTCAAAATTGGGATTGTTAATTCTAATTTAATTACGACATTCACTGGATTGTGGCTAGCGTTTTATTATATGGGAGAAGGTTTTTTAGAAAACCTTCAAACTGTCTTTTTTACGTTGTTCGGCTCTGCTCTTATCATTGCGGGAGCTTGTGCGTTGAACAACTTCATTGACCGCGATATTGATCATTTGATGGAACGAACGAAAAAGCGACCAACTGTTAAAGGGACGATGGAGCCAAAACATGTACTATGGTTTGGTATTTTGTTGACAGTAATTGGAACACTCAGTTTGTTAATGACGACAGTAACAGCTGCCATCGTTGGGCTTATTGGAGTAATCACTTATGTATTTTTATATACGATGTGGTCGAAACGGAATAATACATTAAATACGGTCATTGGCAGTGTTTCTGGTGCAGTTCCACCGGTTATTGGTTGGACGGCGGTCGATCCGCATTTTCACATCGTGCCACTCGTATTGTTTTTATTAATGTTTTTATGGCAACCGCCGCACTTTTTAGCGCTTGCGATGAAGCGATGCGAGGAATATCGTAAAGCGGGAATCCCGATGTTGCCGGTCGTGCATGGGTTTGCGATTACGAAACGGCAAATTGTCGTATGGGTGGCTTGTTTGTTGCCGCTTCCGTTTTATTTATTTCCGCTTGGAAAGGCATTTCTCGTCATTGCCACGTTGCTAAACATTGGTTGGCTTGCATTAGGACTATATGGATTTAAGATGAAAGATGATCTAAAGTGGGCGAAGTGGATGTTCGTCTACTCCTTAAACTATTTGACGATTTTATTTGTTACGATGGTCATCGCGGCCATTGATTAA